In the genome of Methylococcus sp. EFPC2, the window GCAATAGTGCAAATAACACAATTAATGGCGCGTTCATGTCATTTCTCCGTAGCGCTGACCAACAATGTTCGATCCCGGACGCGGGTGCCGGAAGACCGCTGCAAGGCCGCATCGGCCCGCCGTCACTCACTTTTCCCCTGATTCCGCATGGAAATACGGAGGAGAAAAACCCGGGGTACATGAATAATTAAGCAATTACCGTGACACACATTCGCCGTGCGTCGATTCGATCCGGACGACCAGGCACCGGCATCTGTCATTTATAGCGGCACGCGGGAGCGGCGGTTTACCTGAACCGGTAAATAATGCGGGGCGCATCACATTCGATGTCTTTAGGGCTCGTAGCCCCGAACGTTTCGCGACGGCAGGAAGATGCGCCCATATAGTGTACGGATTTTCCCGCATTTTGTATCGTCCATCGAAAATGCAATCATGTGTTTCCGTAAGCCCCGGCCCGACGTCTCATCTTTCCGCCCCCTGTCCCTGCATGAATCCAACATCGCCCTTGAGAAACGCCCTGGATCGATTCCATCGGGGTGAACTTGCGTTCGAATCGCTGGAGCAAACCGCCGCGCAATGCCCTCGCCACGGCGCTGCGGCGGTGCACGAAGCGCTGAGGGTGATAGAGACGGACTATCAAACCGGGCGACTGCCCCCGCAAATTTATTTCACCCTCAAGCAGCGCCTCGAAGAGCATCCTGTCACCGAACCGGCGTCCGATGCGACCGTGGTCCAGAGTGCGCCGGCGGTGCATGCCGAGGACGCCACCCAGGTGGCGCGCCCACCGGCCGCGGCCCCGAACGACCGCACCGAAGTCCTCTCCAGGGCGCCGGCTCACCCGGCTCCGGCCGCCACCACGGGACGCGACGTGGCGACATCGACTGAGCTCAAGGGCCCGGTCACCCTGGCGACCTTGACGGGACAAATGCAGGCGGCGGGCGTGGCGGTGCACGAACTGCAAATCGGCGACGTGCTGAAGGAGCGCTTTCTGCTCCAGGAGCTGCTGGGAGCGGGCGGCATGGGACGGGTGTTCAAGGCGCTCGACCAGCGCAAGGTGGAAGCCAACGACAAGGACCCCTACGTGGCCCTGAAAGTGCTGAACCAGGACTTCCGCGACAATCCGGTCTCGCTGATCGCCCTGCAGCGCGAATCCAAGCGGGCGCAGACGTTGGCTCATCCCAACATCATCACCGTTTACGATTTCGACCGGGACGGCGCCCATGTATTCATGTCCATGGAGTATCTGCAGGGGCAATCGCTGAACCAGTTCATCCGCGAACTGCCCACCGGGGGACTGCCGTTCAAGCGGGCCTGGCAGGTCATCGAAGGCATGGGCGCGGCGCTGGCCTATGCACACAAGAAAAATATCGTCCATTCCGATTTCAAGCCCGGCAACGTGTTCCTGGATCGGCATGGCGAGGTGAAGGTCCTGGATTTCGGCATCGCCGTCGCCGCCGGCCGGCACGACAAAGGCAGCGAGGATGTCACCCTGTTCAACGCACGGTCGCTCGGGGCGCTGACGCCGGCTTATGCCAGCCTGGAGATGTTGCAGGACGCGGAGCCCGACCCGCGCGACGACATCTACGCCCTGGCCTGCGTGTCCTACGAACTGCTGGCCGGCAAACACCCCTATGGCAGGCTGTCGGCCGACAAGGCCCTGGAACTGAACATCCAGCCCCAAGCCATACCCGGCTTGGGGCGCCGGCGCTGGCGCGAATTGCAGCGCGGTCTCGCGCTCAAGCGGGAAGACCGCACGCCCAGCGTCGACGAGTTCATCAAGGGATTGCAGCCGCGCTCGCCGCTGTTCTACGGCATTTGGGCCTCCGCCGGAGTGGCGCTGATCATCACCGGCGGCAATATCTACCTGAATTTGTCGCAGCCTGCCAAAGAAGGGCCCAAGCTCGCCATAACGCTCACCGCCGAGCAGGCGCAAAAGATCAACGACCTGCTCGAACTGGCCGATATCCATTACGAAGTCGGCTATCTCGTCGCACCGACCGGCAGCAACGCGCTGTGGGCTTATCAGGAAGTGCTCAAGATCGATCCCTATAACGAAAAAGCCATACTGGGCATCAAGAAAATCGCCGATGCCCTGGAGCAGTCGGCCTGGGAATATTACGAAAAAGGCGATCGGGTACAGAGCCTGAAAAAGGTGATGGAGGGCCTGGAAGCCAGCCCGCAACACCAGGGCCTGCTGAAGCTCAAAGACAAGCTGCGAAGCTGAGTTTGCGGCTCCGCTACCCTGAGATACGCCATTCATTTCCGCTACGGGACGGCCGAACCGAAAACCTGGCCCGGATAAACCCGCTCGCCCGGCGCTAGGTCGTGCCCGTCGGAACGCGTCTGCCGATGAGCGGACAAACAAAAACCGCCAGGAAGGCGGTTCTCATTCTTCGCACGCGTGCCCGGGGGGCCTGACAGCCGGATGCCCGTCCTGAGCATCCAGCGATCGGCACCGCCCTTACTGCACGTTGGTGAGCACGGCAAGCTTATTGATACCCGCGCGCTCGATCGAGGCCATCACCTTGGCGACGACGCCGTAGTTCACGCCCTCGTCCGCGTGCAAGTGCAGCGAAAGCTCGGGATCCGCGGCTTTAAGGGTTTTCAACTCGGGCTCAACGGACTCCACCGTGATTTCCCGTTTGTCGATGTAGACCTTGCCCTGGGCGTCAACGCTCACGTTCACCGCTTCCTTGATCTCCGGCGGAGCCGTTTCGTCGGTTTTCGGCAAATTCACATGGATCGCGTTGGTGAGCAAGGGTGCCGTTACGATGAACACCACCAGGAGCACCAACATCACGTCGACCAGCGGCGTAACGTTGATTTCGCTCATTACGTCGTCGCTATCTCCACCACCACCTTGTTGTATGGCCATTATGCGTGCGCCTCGTTCGCCTGAAATTCGTTGCTGCGATTCTCACGGGCCGGTTTCGTGTGGTGACCCGAAGAATTGTTTTCCGCCCCTGCCTTGCCCGGCTTGATGATGAATGAAGTTTTCAGCGCCAGGTGTACGAAGTCAGTGGCGAAGTCGTCCAGGATATGCTGGATGACTTTGTTGCGGCGCAGGAAGAAGTTGTAACCGACCACCGCGGGCACGGCGACCGCGATGCCGATAGCCGTCGCGACCAGGGCTTCGCCGATGGGACCGGCGACCACGTCCAGGCTGGCCGAACCGCTTTTACTGATATCCGTCAGCGCTCCCATGATGCCCCATACCGTACCGAACAATCCCACGAAGGGCGATACGCTGCCTATCGTGGCCAGCACCGCCAATCCGCTTTCCAGCGAACCTTTTTCCTTCTGGATCTGCTGTCTCAAACGACGATCCAGCAACTCCTGACGATCGCCCGAGTGTTCCAGGTCATGCACCGTGGTTGCGCCTGCCGTTTCCTGCAAGGTGCCGAAACCGGCGTATGCGACCCGTGCAATGGGGCCTTTAGGCTCGCTGATTCCCGCCGCCGCGTTGAAATCGCTAGCGCTCCAGAATTGCCGCGTATACGTACGGTTGGAGATAGAAACTCTCAGGTGCTGTATGCCCTTCACGAGTATGAGTACCCAGGTGATCACCGAGAAGCCGATCAGACCCCATAGGGTCCAGGTGACGATGGCGGTAGAGGAAATAGTGGGCATGTTGGTAGACCTCGAAGTTTAAAGTTGGAAATTGATCGGAATGATGACCCAGACAGCGGTCGCGGTGTCGCCCTGCATATTCGGCTTGAACAGCCAGCCGCCCTTCACGGTTTTTACCGCGGCGTTATCCAGGGAAGCGTGGCCGCTGCTCTTCTGTACCTGCACCACGTCGGGCTTGCCGCTGGGCAATATGCGGACCTTGAGCAACACCTTGCCGGCCCAGCCCCGCTCCTGAGCATCCTCGGGATAATCGGGCGGCGGATTGCGCAAATAGTCGGCGCTGCTCAGCTGAACGACC includes:
- a CDS encoding biopolymer transporter ExbD — protein: MSEINVTPLVDVMLVLLVVFIVTAPLLTNAIHVNLPKTDETAPPEIKEAVNVSVDAQGKVYIDKREITVESVEPELKTLKAADPELSLHLHADEGVNYGVVAKVMASIERAGINKLAVLTNVQ
- a CDS encoding serine/threonine-protein kinase, producing the protein MNPTSPLRNALDRFHRGELAFESLEQTAAQCPRHGAAAVHEALRVIETDYQTGRLPPQIYFTLKQRLEEHPVTEPASDATVVQSAPAVHAEDATQVARPPAAAPNDRTEVLSRAPAHPAPAATTGRDVATSTELKGPVTLATLTGQMQAAGVAVHELQIGDVLKERFLLQELLGAGGMGRVFKALDQRKVEANDKDPYVALKVLNQDFRDNPVSLIALQRESKRAQTLAHPNIITVYDFDRDGAHVFMSMEYLQGQSLNQFIRELPTGGLPFKRAWQVIEGMGAALAYAHKKNIVHSDFKPGNVFLDRHGEVKVLDFGIAVAAGRHDKGSEDVTLFNARSLGALTPAYASLEMLQDAEPDPRDDIYALACVSYELLAGKHPYGRLSADKALELNIQPQAIPGLGRRRWRELQRGLALKREDRTPSVDEFIKGLQPRSPLFYGIWASAGVALIITGGNIYLNLSQPAKEGPKLAITLTAEQAQKINDLLELADIHYEVGYLVAPTGSNALWAYQEVLKIDPYNEKAILGIKKIADALEQSAWEYYEKGDRVQSLKKVMEGLEASPQHQGLLKLKDKLRS
- a CDS encoding MotA/TolQ/ExbB proton channel family protein; protein product: MPTISSTAIVTWTLWGLIGFSVITWVLILVKGIQHLRVSISNRTYTRQFWSASDFNAAAGISEPKGPIARVAYAGFGTLQETAGATTVHDLEHSGDRQELLDRRLRQQIQKEKGSLESGLAVLATIGSVSPFVGLFGTVWGIMGALTDISKSGSASLDVVAGPIGEALVATAIGIAVAVPAVVGYNFFLRRNKVIQHILDDFATDFVHLALKTSFIIKPGKAGAENNSSGHHTKPARENRSNEFQANEAHA